In Bombus pyrosoma isolate SC7728 linkage group LG2, ASM1482585v1, whole genome shotgun sequence, a genomic segment contains:
- the LOC122576019 gene encoding UV radiation resistance-associated gene protein, with protein sequence MEVSETKNLVRDLDLTLQPRIFPRYKSWLPLATQQLRLRNLIQIIGCNLETDINNEICWFYYTLHRTSMSSPIYTSEAIDNTNPRWSSLEVPTIYATSYSTASEVIVRLWKRIIINNATTDLTIFTWGISFTGLAYIGPKLSNNLETILKENSLIFQFHGGFFTPVYCFIETPELKRYLHIKVNASEIRDSYTVSKLTSLRNKMQALKQQTESVQTLRIQIASGDNFHPSKYPQSSLNRLFQPRKVSREKKAEILKIRKELEVAKFRTKLLEQERARKMGELRVLNQMHSNIMEENQDYGSDLMERYRELNKDIERLHEWRQNQIDTRETYIQLSSQLAHRRRQLISELSLIYPISQGGNGKFRIHDVHLPDSEDLELSNDTVVAVALGFVAHTTQMIANFLNIPTRYPIIHYGSRSKVIDHITENLPDNERQFPLFARSKDKLQFRYAVYLLNKNIAQLRWYCGLPTTDLRATLPNLATLINIKPNQSHLDNSKRTYSTSSLDIEVGNSKQSITPPMQKIIFEKCHRSSRSMSQLKSIKSSLGSSLDQGLDKPVQSLILGSQSKRICKSEESAIDNKTLVLVKDRSSNSSNETLNNAILNNRTNVENSSEVNNETAIENNIEIMIPTSVSKSTNITDNFDSPVNIRDRSSNSISSCEMALTSSQNGDDSSNDNNIIKKDEARGSISIINEILININDVVDNTLKNGKHSEDYNLENEAPQDCDNLKMAVSDKSCSDHEHMPVTTETSTYRKEHFTKSCLSLDDIISCAYEETEKKERTSSICSYPEEYLSSKYLASRKRYNSESKKDRIDSVHSKNLCHKNTSRESVVETELMQTAQKSDCYSYDETNKCDFQASDEYIDIIRRSSESVYARTEALANKKTSFKVMKPRL encoded by the exons ATGGAGGTTTCAGAAACGAAAAACCTTGTTAGAGATTTGGACTTAACTCTACAACCTCGCATTTTTCCACGATATAAATCTTGGCTTCCCCTTGCTACACAGCAG TTAAGACTTAGGAATCTTATACAAATAATAGGATGCAATCTGGaaacagatataaataatgaaatttgctGGTTTTATTATACCCTACATAGAACAAGTATGTCCTCTCCTATATATACAAGCGAGGCAATTGATAATACAAATCCAAGATGGTCAAGTTTAGAAGTACCAACTATATATGCCACCAGCTATTCTACTGCCAGTG aAGTCATCGTAAGATTGTGGAAAAGGATAATCATCAATAATGCAACTACTGATCTAACCATATTTACATGGGGCATATCTTTTACTGGTTTGGCATATATCGGCCCAAAACtatcaaataatttagaaaccatattgaaagaaaattctctaatttttcaatttcatggTGGCTTTTTCACTCCAGTATATTGTTTCATTGAAACTCCTGAATTAAAAAGGTATCTACATATAAAGGTCAATGCATCTGAAATAAGAGATAGTTATACAGTGAGTAAGCTTACCAgcttaagaaataaaatgcaagCATTAAAACAGCAAACGGAATCGGTACAAACACTTCGGATACAAATTGCTTCTGGAGATAACTTTCACCCATCAAAATATCCACAATCTTCATTAAACAGATTGTTTCAACCTCGTAAAGTGAGCAGGGAGAAGAAGGcagagatattaaaaatacgtaagGAATTAGAGGTAGCAAAATTTAGAACAAAATTGTTAGAACAAGAAAGAGCAAGAAAAATGGGAGAACTAAGAGTATTAAATCAGATGCATTCTAATATTATGGAAGAAAATCAAGACTATG GTTCCGATTTAATGGAAAGGTATAGAGAATTGAATAAAGATATTGAAAGATTACATGAATGGCGACAAAATCAAATAGATACAAGAGAAACATATATTCAATTGAGTAGTCAACTTGCACATAGAAGAAGacaattaatttcagaattaAGCTTAATATATCCTATTTCTCAG GGAGGAAACGGAAAATTTAGAATACATGATGTTCATTTACCAGATAGCGAAGATTTAGAATTATCAAATGATACTGTAGTTGCTGTAGCATTGGGATTTGTTGCACATACTACACAAATGATCGccaattttcttaatataccTACTAGATATCCTATTATACACTATGGATCACGTAGTAAAGTTATAGATCatattacagaaaatttacCTGACAATGAAAGACA GTTTCCTTTATTTGCTCGAAGTAAAGATAAGCTACAATTTCGTTATGCTGTTTActtactaaataaaaatatagctcAATTAAGATGGTACTGCGGCCTTCCAACAACGGACTTAAGGGCAACACTTCCAAATCTTGCTActctgataaatattaaaccaAATCAATCACA TTTGGATAATTCGAAACGAACATACTCTACTTCATCTTTGGATATCGAAGTTGGAAATAGTAAACAAAGTATAACACCACCaatgcaaaaaataatttttgaaaaatgccATCGATCTTCACGATCTATGAGccaattaaaaagtataaaatcttCTCTCGGTTCTTCTTTGGATCAAGGTTTAGATAAACCCGTGCAATCCCTTATTTTAGGCAGTCAATCAAAACGAATTTGTAAATCAGAAGAAAGTGCCATAGACAATAAAACATTGGTACTAGTAAAAGATAGGTCAAGTAATAGTAGtaatgaaactttaaataatGCTATTCTAAATAATAGAACAAATGTCGAAAACAGTTCTGAAGTAAATAATGAAACTGCAATAgaaaataacattgaaatCATGATACCAACTTCAGTGTCAAAGTCAACTAATATTACAGATAATTTTGACAGTCCTGTAAATATAAGAGATAGAAGCTCAAATTCTATAAGTAGTTGCGAAATGGCACTTACTAGTAGTCAAAATGGGGACGATAGTTCGAACGATAACAACATAATTAAGAAAGATGAAGCTAGAGGatctatttcaattattaatgaaatcttaataaatatcaatgatGTTGTAGATAATAccttaaaaaatggaaagcaCAGCGaagattataatttagaaaatgaagCTCCACAAGATTGTGATAATCTTAAAATGGCAGTTAGTGATAAAAGTTGTAGTGATCATGAACATATGCCAGTTACAACAGAAACTTCAACGTATagaaaagaacattttacTAAATCGTGCTTATCTTTAGATGATATAATATCTTGTGCTTatgaagaaactgaaaaaaaagaaagaacaagtTCTATTTGTAGTTATCCAGAAGAGTATCTTTCATCAAAATATCTTGCGTCTCGAAAACGATATAATTCTGAATCGAA aaaagatCGAATAGATTCTGTACATTCTAAAAATTTGTGCCACAAGAACACAAGTAGAGAATCAGTG gTGGAAACAGAATTGATGCAAACAGCACAGAAATCAGATTGTTATTCGTATGATGAAACAAACAAATGTGACTTTCAAGCATCAGACGAATACATAGATATTATTAGACGCAGTTCAGAAAGTGTATATGCACGCACTGAAGCTTTAGCTAATAAGAAAACCAGTTTTAAAGTTATGAAACCACGACTGTAG
- the LOC122576105 gene encoding retinol dehydrogenase 11-like isoform X3, translating into MVSSWYYFILPVVLLIGLLRKCRERTWGKCKNTDSLLGRVFIVTGANSGIGKETVKELAKRKATVILACRYLQTAQNAISDIRVQISTGKLVPMKLNLASFSSIREFVAEVIENFAEVHVLINNAGVYVPFKEHALTDDGFEIHFGVNHLGHFLLTNLLLEHLKRNGPSRIVIVTSKLFESGTIDFSNLNGEKGLVVKGRMNPAYCNSKLANTYFGIELAKQTKKSGINVYMVCPGFTYTGLFRNVKRSWFHYIIFSPVALLFLRTANQGAQTVLHCAIEPSLSNESGNIYRDCKLYVSKKKLDPDVALRLWDESIDIY; encoded by the exons ATGGTATCTTCAtggtattatttcattttaccgGTAGTATTACTTATTGGATTACTTCGAAAATGTCGTGAACGTACATGGGgcaaatgtaaaaatacagaCAGTTTACTAGGTCGAGTATTCATTGTGACAGGTGCAAACTCCGGAATTGGTAAAGAAACGGTAAAGGAATTGGCTAAAAGAAAAGCTACAGTTATTTTAGCCTGTAGATATTTACAAACCGCTCAGAATGCTATATCTGACATACGTGTTCAAATATCTACTGGAAAACTG gtaccaatgaaattaaatctgGCATCATTTTCATCCATCAGAGAATTTGTTGCagaagtaatagaaaattttgcgGAGGTTCatgtgttaattaataatgctGGAGTATATGTTCCTTTTAAAGAACATGCTTTAACTGATGATGgatttgaaattcattttggAGTAAATCATTTAGGGCACTTCCTACTTACAAATTTACTTTTGGAACATTTAAAACGAAATGGACCAAGCAG AATTGTTATTGTGACATCTAAACTTTTTGAGTCTGGAACAATTGATTTTTCGAATCTAAATGGCGAAAAAGGTTTGGTAGTCAAAGGACGTATGAATCCTGCCTATTGTAATTCAAAATTAGCAAATACTTATTTTGGTATTGAACTTGCAaaacaaacaaagaaaagtgGTATTAATGTATATATGGTTTGTCCTGGATTCACTTACACAGGATTATTCAGAAATGTTAAAAGGAGTTGGTTtcactatattattttttcgcCTGTTGCTCTGTTATTTTTACGTACTGCAAATCAG gGTGCACAAACTGTATTACATTGTGCAATAGAACCTTCCTTATCTAATGAAAGTGGTAATATTTATCGTGATTGTAAACTTTATGtttcaaaaaagaaactaGACCCTGATGTAGCACTGCGTTTGTGGGAT GAGTCAATTGACATCTACTAA
- the LOC122576105 gene encoding retinol dehydrogenase 11-like isoform X1, which yields MVSSWYYFILPVVLLIGLLRKCRERTWGKCKNTDSLLGRVFIVTGANSGIGKETVKELAKRKATVILACRYLQTAQNAISDIRVQISTGKLVPMKLNLASFSSIREFVAEVIENFAEVHVLINNAGVYVPFKEHALTDDGFEIHFGVNHLGHFLLTNLLLEHLKRNGPSRIVIVTSKLFESGTIDFSNLNGEKGLVVKGRMNPAYCNSKLANTYFGIELAKQTKKSGINVYMVCPGFTYTGLFRNVKRSWFHYIIFSPVALLFLRTANQGAQTVLHCAIEPSLSNESGNIYRDCKLYVSKKKLDPDVALRLWDNTMAFIDANSMICR from the exons ATGGTATCTTCAtggtattatttcattttaccgGTAGTATTACTTATTGGATTACTTCGAAAATGTCGTGAACGTACATGGGgcaaatgtaaaaatacagaCAGTTTACTAGGTCGAGTATTCATTGTGACAGGTGCAAACTCCGGAATTGGTAAAGAAACGGTAAAGGAATTGGCTAAAAGAAAAGCTACAGTTATTTTAGCCTGTAGATATTTACAAACCGCTCAGAATGCTATATCTGACATACGTGTTCAAATATCTACTGGAAAACTG gtaccaatgaaattaaatctgGCATCATTTTCATCCATCAGAGAATTTGTTGCagaagtaatagaaaattttgcgGAGGTTCatgtgttaattaataatgctGGAGTATATGTTCCTTTTAAAGAACATGCTTTAACTGATGATGgatttgaaattcattttggAGTAAATCATTTAGGGCACTTCCTACTTACAAATTTACTTTTGGAACATTTAAAACGAAATGGACCAAGCAG AATTGTTATTGTGACATCTAAACTTTTTGAGTCTGGAACAATTGATTTTTCGAATCTAAATGGCGAAAAAGGTTTGGTAGTCAAAGGACGTATGAATCCTGCCTATTGTAATTCAAAATTAGCAAATACTTATTTTGGTATTGAACTTGCAaaacaaacaaagaaaagtgGTATTAATGTATATATGGTTTGTCCTGGATTCACTTACACAGGATTATTCAGAAATGTTAAAAGGAGTTGGTTtcactatattattttttcgcCTGTTGCTCTGTTATTTTTACGTACTGCAAATCAG gGTGCACAAACTGTATTACATTGTGCAATAGAACCTTCCTTATCTAATGAAAGTGGTAATATTTATCGTGATTGTAAACTTTATGtttcaaaaaagaaactaGACCCTGATGTAGCACTGCGTTTGTGGGAT AATACGATGGCATTTATTGATGCGAATTCAATGATCTGCCGTTAA
- the LOC122576105 gene encoding retinol dehydrogenase 11-like isoform X2: MVSSWYYFILPVVLLIGLLRKCRERTWGKCKNTDSLLGRVFIVTGANSGIGKETVKELAKRKATVILACRYLQTAQNAISDIRVQISTGKLVPMKLNLASFSSIREFVAEVIENFAEVHVLINNAGVYVPFKEHALTDDGFEIHFGVNHLGHFLLTNLLLEHLKRNGPSRIVIVTSKLFESGTIDFSNLNGEKGLVVKGRMNPAYCNSKLANTYFGIELAKQTKKSGINVYMVCPGFTYTGLFRNVKRSWFHYIIFSPVALLFLRTANQGAQTVLHCAIEPSLSNESGNIYRDCKLYVSKKKLDPDVALRLWDVSAKLTKINESLN; encoded by the exons ATGGTATCTTCAtggtattatttcattttaccgGTAGTATTACTTATTGGATTACTTCGAAAATGTCGTGAACGTACATGGGgcaaatgtaaaaatacagaCAGTTTACTAGGTCGAGTATTCATTGTGACAGGTGCAAACTCCGGAATTGGTAAAGAAACGGTAAAGGAATTGGCTAAAAGAAAAGCTACAGTTATTTTAGCCTGTAGATATTTACAAACCGCTCAGAATGCTATATCTGACATACGTGTTCAAATATCTACTGGAAAACTG gtaccaatgaaattaaatctgGCATCATTTTCATCCATCAGAGAATTTGTTGCagaagtaatagaaaattttgcgGAGGTTCatgtgttaattaataatgctGGAGTATATGTTCCTTTTAAAGAACATGCTTTAACTGATGATGgatttgaaattcattttggAGTAAATCATTTAGGGCACTTCCTACTTACAAATTTACTTTTGGAACATTTAAAACGAAATGGACCAAGCAG AATTGTTATTGTGACATCTAAACTTTTTGAGTCTGGAACAATTGATTTTTCGAATCTAAATGGCGAAAAAGGTTTGGTAGTCAAAGGACGTATGAATCCTGCCTATTGTAATTCAAAATTAGCAAATACTTATTTTGGTATTGAACTTGCAaaacaaacaaagaaaagtgGTATTAATGTATATATGGTTTGTCCTGGATTCACTTACACAGGATTATTCAGAAATGTTAAAAGGAGTTGGTTtcactatattattttttcgcCTGTTGCTCTGTTATTTTTACGTACTGCAAATCAG gGTGCACAAACTGTATTACATTGTGCAATAGAACCTTCCTTATCTAATGAAAGTGGTAATATTTATCGTGATTGTAAACTTTATGtttcaaaaaagaaactaGACCCTGATGTAGCACTGCGTTTGTGGGATGTGAGTGCAAAACTGACTAAAATTAAtgaatctttaaattaa
- the LOC122576151 gene encoding small VCP/p97-interacting protein, with translation MGNLCLSCCKESSSCEDLTPDLETRRRKQMEAAERRIAEQQNRGIKNTDAVRRQERLDQLREKRQEEVGNRNMQNNLKWQIS, from the exons ATGGGAAATCTGTGCTTATCTTGTTGCAAAGAATCATCTTCGTGCGAAGATTTAACACCAGATTTg GAAACTAGGAGAAGGAAGCAAATGGAAGCTGCAGAAAGAAGAATTGCTGAACAACAAAATCGAGGCATTAAAAATACTGATGCTGTTAGAAGACAAGAAAGGCTAGATCAATTACGTGAGAAGCGCCAAGAAGAAGTTGGGAATaggaatatgcaaaataatttaaag tGGCAAATTAGTTAA